From Woronichinia naegeliana WA131, the proteins below share one genomic window:
- a CDS encoding GUN4 domain-containing protein: MAEEDDKKEESKSEKEENTDDLSTQAKTQKWLNNATITLIQWFPLGSSGWLLVSFIKDSQIMQALITFPLTGLAVAWAAYSKGFLAKLQTLYESRGDKDAESLVNWQDKLDQTVKWQLAGTEDKYLRCQGNEVDFSRTEGLNTFKPLLKDVFVPLELSGTAWRSPDGHDLPMPGGFHSQKSIQEFLQKADQLRIWDILKRSPQESIYRSMVIQAWGGYGKTTLLRHVTHIYCQKLYSQAPYKAPKLLPVLLDFRQWQKVIIEEKPDLPTLIEKYHLPYLPGGKDVKLPPNWAKHWLSQKVGMLVMFDGFDEVKEQVKEGEEKPRSLVSRWVGQQMRDYPNAVFILTSRPAAYRLDFDPESKFNLSFYIKGLNADQRERFIQSWYLSREKHFSADPNHPAVSTEAYRRTQDLLEQLTSRPELEDLAKSPLMLAIIVNLHASYDGASLPDRRVDLYRAIIRLQLGDRPLAKKIDLLLPLQDSQRVLQQLALFMVKGTLSRIEEHSLLAQLQKGLDFLNSTVESADFLKQMEEVSELLVKVDHEYEFAHRQFQSYLSAYEIIDANQENLLLANWQKTEWKDTILMYASLANATQFIKNLLEFEQQAARDLAYECFKGLKSANRRINSSLEQQIQKATNFELTGDDKNLITAKITNPNALQALDWLIQNTLYQQLETFLKNGQWKEADQETDRLMLQIVGKEADQGLSIEDIQNFPCDDLCKIDKLWVYYSKGKFGFSVQKKVWMACGGIPGEYDWDVYKKFANQVGWRRSGDWCSYDEITFLLEGSKHAHLPCVILNLDSRGVGESRRVSFLAQRLVTCNIS; encoded by the coding sequence ATGGCAGAAGAAGACGATAAAAAGGAAGAATCTAAGTCTGAAAAAGAAGAGAATACAGACGATCTTTCTACTCAAGCAAAGACGCAAAAATGGCTGAATAACGCGACTATCACTCTAATTCAGTGGTTTCCTTTAGGAAGTAGCGGCTGGTTATTGGTTTCCTTTATTAAAGATTCCCAAATCATGCAAGCTCTGATTACCTTTCCCCTAACAGGTTTAGCAGTGGCTTGGGCCGCCTATAGCAAGGGTTTTCTCGCAAAATTACAGACGCTTTATGAAAGTCGAGGAGATAAGGACGCAGAAAGTTTAGTCAATTGGCAAGACAAGCTGGATCAGACCGTAAAATGGCAATTGGCAGGTACAGAAGATAAATATTTGCGTTGTCAGGGCAATGAGGTCGATTTTTCGCGCACAGAGGGTTTAAACACCTTTAAGCCGTTATTAAAAGATGTTTTTGTCCCCTTGGAATTAAGTGGCACTGCCTGGCGATCGCCCGATGGTCACGATTTACCGATGCCTGGCGGGTTTCATTCGCAAAAAAGTATTCAGGAATTTCTCCAAAAAGCCGATCAACTCAGGATTTGGGATATTTTAAAGCGTAGTCCCCAGGAATCCATCTATCGCAGTATGGTGATCCAAGCCTGGGGCGGTTACGGCAAAACGACTCTATTGCGTCATGTCACCCATATTTACTGCCAAAAATTGTATAGTCAGGCTCCCTATAAAGCCCCAAAATTATTGCCTGTTTTATTAGATTTTCGACAATGGCAGAAAGTCATTATCGAAGAAAAGCCTGATTTACCAACTTTAATTGAAAAATACCATCTTCCCTACTTACCAGGCGGAAAAGATGTGAAACTTCCCCCGAATTGGGCTAAACATTGGCTCAGTCAAAAGGTTGGAATGTTGGTCATGTTTGATGGTTTTGATGAAGTTAAAGAGCAAGTCAAAGAAGGTGAAGAAAAACCCCGTTCTCTGGTTAGTCGGTGGGTCGGTCAACAGATGCGGGACTATCCTAATGCGGTGTTTATTTTAACCTCTCGTCCTGCGGCTTACCGTTTAGATTTTGATCCCGAATCAAAGTTCAATTTATCTTTTTATATCAAAGGTTTAAATGCCGATCAACGGGAACGATTTATCCAATCTTGGTATCTCAGCCGCGAAAAACATTTTAGTGCTGATCCCAATCATCCTGCGGTTTCAACGGAAGCCTATCGAAGAACGCAAGATTTATTAGAGCAATTAACCAGTCGTCCCGAATTAGAAGATTTAGCAAAAAGTCCTCTGATGTTGGCGATTATTGTCAATTTGCACGCGAGTTATGATGGCGCAAGTCTTCCCGATCGCAGGGTTGATCTCTATCGGGCAATTATTCGTCTCCAACTCGGTGATCGCCCCTTAGCGAAGAAAATTGATCTGTTGTTACCGCTCCAAGATAGTCAACGAGTGTTACAGCAACTCGCTTTATTTATGGTGAAGGGAACCCTCAGTCGCATTGAAGAACATTCATTATTAGCTCAATTGCAAAAAGGGTTAGATTTTCTGAATTCGACAGTGGAAAGTGCAGATTTTTTAAAACAAATGGAAGAAGTCAGTGAACTTTTAGTCAAAGTTGATCATGAGTATGAATTTGCCCATCGTCAGTTCCAAAGTTATCTATCCGCTTATGAAATTATTGATGCAAATCAGGAAAATTTATTGTTAGCAAATTGGCAAAAAACAGAATGGAAAGATACGATTTTAATGTATGCCAGTTTAGCGAATGCGACTCAGTTTATTAAGAATTTATTGGAGTTTGAACAACAAGCGGCGAGAGATTTAGCTTACGAATGCTTTAAAGGTTTAAAGTCGGCTAATCGTCGTATTAATTCTAGTCTAGAGCAGCAAATTCAAAAAGCAACTAATTTTGAATTAACTGGCGACGATAAAAATTTAATAACCGCTAAAATTACCAATCCTAATGCACTTCAAGCTCTTGATTGGTTAATTCAAAATACTCTTTATCAACAATTGGAAACTTTTTTGAAAAATGGTCAATGGAAAGAGGCTGATCAAGAAACAGACCGCCTAATGCTACAAATCGTGGGCAAAGAGGCTGATCAAGGGTTAAGCATAGAAGATATTCAAAACTTTCCTTGTGATGATTTATGTAAGATTGATAAGCTCTGGGTATATTACAGCAAAGGTAAATTTGGCTTTTCCGTACAAAAAAAAGTCTGGATGGCTTGCGGTGGTATCCCTGGGGAATATGATTGGGATGTCTATAAAAAATTTGCTAACCAAGTGGGTTGGCGGAGAAGCGGAGACTGGTGTAGCTATGATGAGATAACTTTTTTATTAGAGGGTAGTAAACACGCACACCTCCCGTGTGTGATTTTGAATTTGGATAGCAGGGGAGTAGGAGAAAGCAGAAGAGTCTCTTTTCTCGCGCAAAGACTTGTAACCTGTAATATATCGTAG
- a CDS encoding ISKra4 family transposase (programmed frameshift): MLSENEKRIQELCQELGECLYQQSQVKTFNNLGEIEETVRDLMIQYVNPEIGNFFVKTSTEETTGRIRTVKSILGELPITEKQAKKLELKPRTQMSPMLEKNCLLLSGDESYEKAAKKIQSLTGIAVSHSTQQRLVHRYHFEELPSNTEVEEISIDGGKVRLRTPKGEPLIWRDYKGVSFHQLGVAAFFQDNSALLDLVNSQILAKPLICLGDGHDGIWNLFREIGQKHERIEILDWYHLIENLYKVGGSFQRIEEVKSFLWTGEVDAAISCFEGWSEPQAENFIIYLNKHKHRIVNYGYLQAEGISIGSGSVESQVKQIGHRLKITGASWNSDNVPQVLRHRCSYLNDYLF, translated from the exons GTGTTATCAGAAAATGAAAAAAGGATTCAAGAGTTATGTCAAGAGTTGGGAGAATGTCTCTATCAACAATCTCAAGTTAAAACATTTAATAATTTGGGAGAAATAGAGGAGACTGTCAGAGACTTAATGATTCAGTATGTCAACCCAGAAATAGGTA ATTTTTTTGTCAAAACAAGTACCGAGGAAACCACAGGTCGGATACGAACAGTAAAAAGTATTTTGGGGGAATTGCCCATTACAGAAAAACAAGCGAAGAAATTAGAACTAAAGCCTCGAACTCAGATGAGTCCAATGTTAGAGAAGAACTGTTTGCTACTGAGTGGCGATGAGTCTTATGAAAAAGCAGCTAAGAAAATCCAATCATTGACGGGAATTGCTGTTTCTCACAGTACGCAACAACGCCTTGTACATCGCTATCATTTTGAAGAATTACCCTCTAACACAGAAGTCGAAGAAATTAGCATAGATGGTGGGAAGGTACGACTCAGAACTCCCAAGGGAGAACCCTTAATTTGGCGTGATTATAAAGGAGTCAGTTTTCATCAATTGGGGGTAGCTGCCTTTTTTCAAGATAACTCGGCTTTATTAGATTTGGTTAATTCTCAAATTTTGGCTAAGCCTTTAATTTGTTTGGGAGATGGACATGATGGTATCTGGAACTTATTTCGTGAGATAGGACAGAAACATGAGCGAATTGAAATTTTGGACTGGTATCACTTAATTGAAAACCTCTATAAAGTTGGGGGGTCATTCCAGCGAATTGAGGAGGTCAAGTCTTTTCTTTGGACGGGTGAAGTGGATGCCGCTATCTCCTGTTTTGAGGGATGGTCAGAGCCTCAAGCTGAGAATTTTATCATTTATTTAAACAAGCATAAACATCGGATTGTCAATTATGGTTATTTGCAGGCAGAGGGCATTTCCATTGGCTCTGGCTCTGTCGAATCTCAAGTTAAACAAATTGGTCATCGTCTTAAAATTACTGGTGCGAGTTGGAATTCTGACAATGTACCACAAGTCCTTCGTCATCGCTGTTCCTATTTAAATGATTACCTTTTTTGA